In Scatophagus argus isolate fScaArg1 chromosome 3, fScaArg1.pri, whole genome shotgun sequence, the genomic stretch TAGAGATACAATAATACATTTCTTTACTCAAACGCTCACATTTCGAAGCTGCTTGTTGCCTTGCTTGGTAAAAATCTTGTGCGCTACCTACCTGACTTCACATTATTTAGCACATTAAACTGGCGGAATACTCACGGCTGAAGTAGTACAGTATGCAGAGGAGAGCTACAGCCAAGGCCCCAATAAGTCCAACCAACGGCCACAGAATCAGGGAGCCGCAGCCACCTGGAGCAAACACACAACGTATACAGCAcagagttttatttatattacagCTTACTGAATTATGTCAAGATATATTCAACAAAAAAGTACAAGAAGTCATGCCAAAGTACAAAAATGTACATCATCTCAGTCTGTGACAATGCAGAAAGGTTATAGTAGATCAGAGAACATATACTCACAGACAGAAGATGTCAGAAGATGACATATAACATTCATTATCAAAGCAAAATTATGAACTGTTACAAACAGTATGCTGGAAAAATCCATGATAACTTACCCTGTGGAGAATTCTTTTTAGTGCAGCGACAGCCTGACTTGACTGGCGGTTTGGGTTTTGTTGTAGGCGGTAATGTTGGAGCGACCCCTGtaagataaagacaaaagagCCACAAAGACTAAACTATAACTAAAAActaaacagcagtgaaataaGGATGCAAAGAATCTCCAATGGACAGATTAATCTTTactcatctttaaaaaaaagaaacaaaacaaacaaccaaccaGAATCTTATTCTCTCTACAGTACatcatgtattttgtttatctgtgtggCACCTCAGTCTGGCCATATTAGGCAAGTGgacagtttttctctttttcaattcaaaaacattcacacatagGAGAACAAATTCTACACATGTATTCTGATAGATATGATGCGCTCACCTAACCATGCAAGCGTTCTTTTATCAACAGCCAGTCAAAAAGCCAATGCTAAACCACAATCCAAAGTCACTTCGAAACTATAAGATTTATCAATAAGTACTCCTTAGGTTGTTTGTGTAAACGCAAAGAGTCCAGTGACAAAATGTGGctacattttaaactttttaaagtaattatttTATACTTattacatgcatacacattGATGAGTATAACAAACGACTGTTTTAAAAGATAGTAGACAGTGGGTGGTTAGACTGAAACATAAGAGAAGGGGTGATGTGCATCGTTACCTGTCTGAATTAAAAGTGGGAACACTGCAGTTACGTGGTACGTACTGGCTTAATATATTATGCTAAATGGTATAATGTACCATATTTAAATGAAGAGGCTAGGTTCTGATCAAgaatttaaatctttaaaatcatTTGCTCCCCCACATGCCTCCTGAATGCAGAGAGACTAAAACTCTGACAGCCGATTGATTATCTGACTAAATAAAACGCTTGAGATTTGAGCATACAAACCTCCTGGCCGAAGAAGAATCCCAGACTTCCACACTTCTGCGTTTTCCCTGTCCTTAAGAACACAGGAATAAACCCCTGCATCCTCTTCTGTCACATTGATGATGTGAAGAGTAAAGACTGTACTGCTCCTCCTGCCAAATTTGAACCGTGCCTGGTTCACACCAACTCCATGGTTGTAACGGTCAGCATAGTTGTACCTGCCCAGGAACTCTAATTTGCTGTGATTGGAAACAATGCGGAACCAGTAGATAAAGTTACAGGTAAATTTAGAACATTCACAGTCAACAACTGGCGTGCTGAGGATCGGGGGATAAAAAACGGCGACGGCCTCTTGTTGCAGGATCAGGCTCGAACCTAAGAGCAGAAATAAAAGGATGTTTGAGATTTCAATAGACACATGCTTGTTAACAATTGTGGCTGTAACACAATACAACAAAGTCAAGGCCTAACACCTGTGAGTTTACTTGGTCTTGTTTTGGCGTCTTATGCTGACTTTTCTTCATTTGGTGTTTAGAAAAGTTTGACTAATTAAGCAACATTGCAGTCTTTTGTACTAAATTTGTACTAAAACGGACTAATTGTCTTGTACATCCAAGTAATCGTGCTTGAAGCACAGCAGAAGCAAATACAAACGTAACTGGCAGTATGGTCGAGAAGGACTTCAGCTATCACTAAAGTGTTGCAAGAAGGGAAATGGAGCCAAACTATGAAGAAACTTCTTGTACATACTTCGAACTGTGaaggtgacattttgaaattgcTGTCTGGCAAGGCTGATTTAGTGTTTATGCAATGTTTACGGGATGCTTTCATTGAATGAGTTATTTTATCTAGTTTTAGAATCAGCTTTCATGcctattttgtgtgtttgagtcaatatcaaatgtcagtgtcagcatATACCTGTTGCAATCACCGGTATTACAAAATGTTCAAACTCTCTGCATGTATCTTCTTCTCTCTATTCCGAAGCACACATATGCGTGAAATGGGTGACATTCTAGAGtgcattaaattaatttcatataTATCCAATGAGCTGTGCAGTACAGTACGAACACAATTAATTTCCAAATCTTGATATAGCTCCAATACAACCCCGATTGCAAAAAAGTTGGAACGCTGTGTAATTAATAAAATGGAATGCAATCACTggctaatcctttttgacatctAAAGCAGTGCAAAGACAACGTACTCCAACTTCgcttttgtaaatatatgcttattctgaatttggtGTTAGTAGCACGTTTCAAACCAGTTGTGCCAGCGGCAAACAAAAGACTGGGTGAGCTGTGGAGTTCGTAATCCGTTAACCCACAGGTAAAGAGGTTAATTGTTCCAGGTGATAGTGTCAAGACTGGGTCTGGAAGCAACACCCTTGAAAGGTTTAGTCACCCTCAAACAAGGATGGGACAAGGTTCACTACTTTGTGAAACGCATtattgtataaaggatattactgcATGGGTTCCGGAAAGCTTTATAAAATCATTGTCAGCCAACGCAGTTCTTTTGCAGATGACtgtattctatttttatttatgtattacaGAGTGTCCCAAGTTTTTTGGAATTGGCTTGTATtgaaaaaagtgtaaaagtgaaaaaagtaaatataaaactAACATCAATATAGACCCAGCACAGAACACAAGCAGTATATCGTCGCCCTAATAATTTATTATCACTGTTGCATACCAAAGTGTACACATTTATATTGATGTTAATATATAAAAGTACCAAAAACTGTAGTATTACCATTAACCGGAGTAACTGTACAATAATATATCAAATATAGTACTTTCCATGGCAGTTTGACCATTAAAGTTTTAACAAATAACCCAAATGTTAGAACATTGTATTTAGTGTGTTTAAGCTGTCCCATCTTTCAACTTTTAGAACAAACCATGGATAAGACTGCATTGTACAAGTCAAGTTACACATCAGACAAGCTTCGGTTTAAGTTGACAACAACACATTCCTCGCTACAGGCCTCTCACTGAGTTATGCTGTTATGAAACGCCGGAGGCTAACgacaacatgaaaacaacaagcagaaaaacTTAGCACTCTTACCTGATGTCCAGAATGATACCGTCCACAGTGTCCATGCCAGGGGAAGCAGGATCATCTTGTCCCGTTACCGGTATGTGTATTCTCCGTGTGTATCTTGAATGGTAGCTGAGGAGCGGTGCTGATACTTTCTCTTCTTGCTATATCTGATCTGACAGAGATGATGGGAGGAACTGAAGTGACAGGACCCTGAGTAGTCAAGGTAACACCCCAATGTGACACGCACAGGGCCTATCAGAGTGGGCCATACACCAGCCACGGGACTtacatataacacacacacaaacacacagtgctgaaGAATTCATCTAATCTGAAATGTGCATAAAACTGGTAAAAAGTGTGCCatagaaagaacaaaaaaatggcaATTATCTGATTATGATGTTCTGGACTGACTTTCACTTAAAAAGTAAAGATAGGtaacatctgtgttttgttctcagtGAAGTGGGCTGCTGAAGGAGAAACGTGCAATTCAATATACATGGCACACATACAGTGatcaaacagctgaagaagtggGGATGTTTGAGCTAAGCTGACATTACACCACATAtcaagcaataaaaaaaaaacaaaagttgtatattcacacagagcagcagtttgCAGTGCTGTGGTCTCTGCCCAGGTGCATGACCTAGAGCTCAGCAGAGTCCTACTTACGCAGCTTCATGCCTTACTGCAGAGCACGGGAAAGGGAATAGCAATGTAGTGAGCCTAAACATGAAGGCACTGACtggaaaacaaagaataaatgacataaattcTGATCGACAATGCTGATATTTCCGTTATCCACACATCAAGGAGTGTGTCCTTGATGTATGTGTGTCcttgaaaatgacaaaacccGGGGAGATCTGTGCATGAGAAACTAATAAATTgaataaaacagtttgaaaCTAAATTATTTCCACAGATTGTCTGCAACCAATTTCTTTCTTGTCATACGCTTAAACCATTAAAAGATCAAACTGAGAACTTTAATTTCTAAATAACACAAGAGACAAGATTTAAAATGAAGAGGGCGGCGCAGAAAAACCCAATATGAACGGCTGACTGGCATCTACGCAAAATATCATCTGGAAGTTAAGATGTGTCAAACTGCAACAGGAAAGGTTCACTTTTAGAAACGTGACTTATGTTAGGGCTAAAACAATCTGTCAGTTTCAGCATtcaatgatttttcttttaacttaGCAACGATCTGATTAATTAAAAGTCAGGAAATAGTGAGAAAAATGGCTATCGCAATTCCCACTGACCTCAGGTGACGGCTTCaaattgattgttttgtcaaatatcAGTCCAGTATCTTGTTATGAGGCTATAAAACAGTgggaaaacagcaaatccttacataTCCAAAGCTGGAACTAATGaaagtttggcattttggcCCTGACTGACTTGACCATTTATCAAAATTGTTGATTTGTTCTATAAataatcaactaatcaattatGCATTTAAGCACTCAATCCCACaatgaacattttcagcttgttgCATTCAGAGGATAACCCCACCATTAAGGCTGACCGGATAAACCCAGGTCTGATGGTCTATTCATCCATCCCATACCTACAGTGAAATTGCCTTTCATGAACAGCAACGACTTAGAGGTACGCTGTATCGGAAAGTCTCAAGGAGGCACCCTTGCAGTTGCTATCTTAATTAAAAC encodes the following:
- the cd8b gene encoding uncharacterized protein cd8b gives rise to the protein MILLPLAWTLWTVSFWTSGSSLILQQEAVAVFYPPILSTPVVDCECSKFTCNFIYWFRIVSNHSKLEFLGRYNYADRYNHGVGVNQARFKFGRRSSTVFTLHIINVTEEDAGVYSCVLKDRENAEVWKSGILLRPGGVAPTLPPTTKPKPPVKSGCRCTKKNSPQGGCGSLILWPLVGLIGALAVALLCILYYFSRLPKKCRHKFVKKRQMT